A single window of Nitrososphaera sp. DNA harbors:
- a CDS encoding TCP-1/cpn60 chaperonin family protein produces MPVLILKEGTKENKGRDAQKNNITAAKLVAEIVKTSLGPRGMDKMLVDTLGDVTITNDG; encoded by the coding sequence ATGCCAGTTTTGATTCTGAAGGAAGGGACCAAAGAGAACAAGGGTCGAGACGCGCAAAAGAATAACATAACAGCCGCAAAGCTGGTTGCCGAGATAGTCAAGACAAGCCTTGGACCAAGAGGAATGGACAAGATGCTTGTGGATACTCTGGGCGACGTGACAATAACAAACGACGGAG